One genomic region from Bufo bufo chromosome 3, aBufBuf1.1, whole genome shotgun sequence encodes:
- the LOC120994218 gene encoding trophoblast glycoprotein-like, which yields MPRRFRLNRHGNLIITTALLSSSEAHSSLVLKLFGMLVLVNVTLSCPLSCYCHNDTGLVQCHVVSPQQDFPEDVPRWVQNLSVTGSNISVLQGSFFRRYGAPFVNLTTLLLTNNNIRAIESEAFVDLPNLTTLDLSNNPLESLSNSTFFGLGQLETLKLNNALREVAQNQLFNSPWTEVLRNLRTLELTGNDLQAFPKNVLDLRSLKTIYLGNNSIKTIDKDTTEQLKEIKLQVYLNPNPIACDCKTVDMILWLKNTSQTSEAQSLQCASPQNLNGTLVFNFKTDNMKCISKELETASYVFFGIVLALIGVIFLMVLYLNRRGIKRWLNNFREACRDQMEGYHYRYEQDSDPRRSNASTGI from the coding sequence ATGCCACGAAGATTCAGACTCAATCGTCATGGCAACCTCATCATCACCACCGCCTTGCTGAGCTCCTCAGAAGCCCACAGCTCCCTGGTTTTGAAGTTGTTCGGGATGCTTGTCTTGGTCAATGTCACCCTTTCTTGTCCATTAAGCTGCTACTGCCATAATGACACCGGTTTGGTGCAATGCCATGTTGTGTCTCCTCAGCAGGACTTCCCCGAGGATGTCCCTCGATGGGTGCAGAACTTGTCAGTGACTGGAAGTAACATAAGCGTCCTCCAAGGTTCCTTCTTTCGGAGGTATGGGGCACCTTTTGTTAACTTAACAACTCTCCTTCTAACCAACAACAACATTCGAGCCATTGAGTCGGAGGCTTTCGTTGACCTTCCCAACCTGACCACCTTAGACCTAAGCAACAACCCCTTGGAGTCTTTATCTAACAGCACATTTTTTGGATTAGGTCAATTGGAAACCTTAAAGTTGAACAATGCTCTTCGAGAAGTGGCTCAGAATCAGCTTTTTAACTCTCCATGGACCGAAGTCTTGAGGAACCTCCGGACTTTAGAACTTACCGGAAACGATTTACAAGCTTTCCCCAAGAATGTTTTGGATCTCAGGAGCTTGAAGACCATCTACCTTGGAAATAATTCTATTAAGACTATTGACAAAGATACAACTGAGCAACTCAAGGAAATAAAACTTCAAGTCTACCTGAACCCCAACCCCATCGCCTGCGACTGTAAGACAGTCGACATGATCTTGTGGCTAAAAAACACTTCTCAGACCTCAGAAGCTCAAAGCCTCCAGTGTGCCTCTCCACAAAACCTAAACGGCACCCTAGTCTTCAACTTCAAAACTGACAATATGAAGTGCATAAGCAAGGAGCTGGAGACTGCCTCTTATGTCTTCTTTGGAATAGTCTTGGCTCTGATAGGAGTTATATTCCTCATGGTCCTCTATTTGAACCGACGAGGGATAAAGAGGTGGCTCAATAATTTCCGGGAAGCCTGCAGGGACCAGATGGAGGGATATCATTATCGATATGAACAGGATTCAGACCCGAGGAGGTCAAATGCTTCAACTGGGATATAA